The nucleotide sequence TTATACCTTTATTCATCATAAAAAATATCTTCGTCACATTACCGGGGCAGATTTCGCACCGAGTGCAGAAGCATTATTACTCACCACTAGAGTTTTAGATGAATATTTTTTAACCTTCTATTATTTTATGCGCGGTTGGTTAGCACCGAGTATTTAAAATTAATAATTGGGATACTCAGGAGCAGAATTTTGCTGTAATTCAGGAATTGAAGATGAACCTGACCCGGCAGAATTTCCAATGAGCGCAATGAAGAAAAAGAGGATCAGAAATAAAAATCCTAGTGTTTCCCAATCAGAATTTTTGGCAGGTTTAGGTTTTTTATCCTCTTCAACCGATTTAACATCTACTTTAACTTCTATCTTTTTCCCCTGTAATGGGCCATGCAGTTTAATACTGTTACAGGTAATTTGATCCGTGATATTGTCTTTATTAGACATGGTGGTGCTTCCCTGGGTGTCAATCTTGTACTGATGCAGGGATCAACTACAACAGGGTTAGCGATAATTCGGGATCAAAATTAATTTATTGGGTTGTTCAAAACTTAGGGTAAAGGAATCAAAAAACCGGGTTTCTGGCTATTGTCTAGGGAATTAAATCTTGATTTATGGTTCAGAAACCCGGTTTCTGTGTCGGGACAGATTTGATCAGCAGTTCTGTTGTTTACAGATCACGGTTAAAAACCCATCCCACACCCGACTATTCATTGCGGAATTTGGAGAGGAAATTGCGAAGTTGTTCCCCCGCAACATCTCGTCCACCTAAACCAAAAGCAATCGCGATCGCCACAGCAATAGCTCCTAACAATAAACCAAAGGCTAAATTGACAATATCGCTGGCAATTCCCATTTGTTGTAAAGCCATTGCACCCACAAAGATAATAATCGCAATTCGAGCCGATTGTGCTAAGAGACTAGATTGACGAGTTCCCGAACTGGCGATTAAATCATGAGCTAAATTGGCAAAATACAAACCAATGGCAAATACAATAATGCCAATTAAAACTTTACCCGCAATCACAATCAGGCTATTGAGGATTGCTGTTAACGCGGCTAACCCTAAAATATCCGTTGCAGTCACCGCCGCAAACAACATAATCCCCACTAACACAATAATTCCGACTAATTCAGACGGTGTGCGTTGGGGGACGGGAGTTAAATCGGGAGAAACTGTAGATTCTGTTGGTGGGTTTCCTTCTGTCCAAGTGCGTACCTCAACAACGGGAGAGGTGGGAGTATGAATTCCTAACCAGCGAAAGACTTGATTAAATCCCATACTGGTGAGAATATTCGTGACCAAATCTGCCACAAAACGCCCAATCAAATAAGCAGCAATTAAAACTAATATTGCTAAAAAGATTTGGGGTAAAGCGTTGAAGATTTGCGTCAACATTAAAATTGCTGGCCCAGAAATCGCCTCAACTTTCAGGGTTTGTAAGGCAGAAATTGCTGTCGGAATCAGAATTAAAATGTAGACAATCAATCCAATAATGGACGATAATCTTTGATTCCCGGTGAGCCGATTTAAACCTAAACGACTGCCAAATTGATCAATTCCAACAGCCGCTAAAAGATTGGTCACAATTCGACTCACCACTTGAGCCACTAACCAACCTGCACCTGCTATCACTAAAGCCGCAACAATATTCGGGAGAATAGAAAGGATTTGATAGAGCATTTGTTGGACGGGCTCTAATAATCCTTGTAATTGAAGCGTACTGAGAATTGCAGGTAAAAATAACAGAATGATGAACCAATACAGAGCATTCCCTAATGTTTCACTCAGGGAAAATTGATCCGACGGTGCATCATTCACTTGTTGATTTAAGCGTTCATCCAAACGAAAGGCTCGGAAGACTCGAATTAATAAAGTTCGGGCAATTGTTGCTAAAATCCAAGCTACGGCAATTAAAATTGCCGCCCCAAACATTCGGGGTAAATAGTTTGTAATTTGGTTAAGTAAACTGGTTAGGGGTGTCGATGCTGCGGTAAGCTGAAGCTTATCTAAAAACGCAACAATTGCAAAGATAAAAATAATCCAGAATATGGCACTCCCCAACCAATCTTCTACCGGAAGTTTATCTTCTTGTGCAGTTGAACCCGAAACCCAACTAGCGATGCGGTTATCTAAGTCTGTTTTTTTAAACAAACTTTTAACTAAAGATTGAGCAAATAAGGCGACCAGGTAGCCCAGGAGTAAAATTACACAAGCCAGGGCAATATCCACAACGGATGTTTGACCTAATTTGAGATTATTGAAGTCAAGGGGGACGGCTAGAGGGCTATCCTGAGCTAAATAAAGATGGGATAAGGAAGATAATTCCTTTCCCAACACTGCTATTTGATGATAGGTTCCATTCATAATCGATCATTCCAGTGACTTACTCAATGTCCAAACGTTGGCAAGATGGCAATTCTCCCAGCTTTTCTTTAGGGTTTAAACACAGTTAACCCCTAAAGTTGAGGTCTGGGTCTAACGGGAAAATCAACCGTTTGATCAAAGTCCCGGCTCTGTTGTGTTAATGAGAGTGCATCTCAAGTCTGGTTAAAATGGTGGAAAAAAACGCTAAAATTGACTGTTGTTCTGGGTTTTCCGATAATTCCCTCCTTGATAGCGGGACTTTTTCCCGTTTAGATCAAAGAAATCTGCCTATAGCTTGAAGGTTATGATGCCATCTCGTCAAGTTTTTGAACAATCGATTTTAATTCGGGCTAATGCAACGGTCGTGGAACGCTGTTTTACGGATTTGCAACTGATGCACCAATGGTTAAACCCGATGTTACGCTGTGAACCCCTTGAAGTGTGGGATACCAATGTGGGAGGGCGTTGTCGATTTGTGATTAAACTTCCTCTATTCCAACCGACATTAAAAACAGTGGTTTTAGAACGGGAACCGGGGTTAATTGTTTGGGGATTTGAAGGGTATTTTAAAGGATGCGATCGCTGGGAATGTATTCCTGAACTTCAAGGAACTTATTTATTAAATCGGTTTGAATTTGAAATCCCTAATCCTTTGATTGAATTCGGGTTTAATCTGTTTGCTGCTGCTGTTACAAAATCCGATATGGAAACTCAATTAAAACGTTTAAAACAAGTGGCGGAACGCCAATCAATAATTAGTAATTAGTGTAGAGACCGACCATGATCGGTCTCTACCAGTAATCAGTCAACCGTCAACCCTAAAAGTTGAGTTATTGACAAAGGCGCTGTTGAACTGCGGGTTGAGCTTTCAGGAAAGCGATGGCTTGTTCCCCTAAACTAGAAACATCATTGTAGAGGTTGATCAGATTTTGAACATCAATCGTAATTGCATTCACTCCCTGGTAGCTGAGAAGCAATTCTAACATTGAGAGTTCGCCATCACGGGTAACATTGCGTAATGCAGCAATCACCTTGTCAACTGCCACATTAACGGTACTTCCCGAAGCGACAAATTGATTAAAAGCTCCTACTACTAATCTGCCATAAGTGGAGTCCAGCAGATCATTGACAACATTAGTTGGAATTTGGACAGAATAATTGAGAGCTTGACGGAATTGTTGAACCTGATCTGGAGTGAGTTTAGCTAAAGTCACCAAAGAACGAAGTTGATTGGACTGATCCCCAGTTTGAGCAAAGGTTTGTAAATCTACAATTGCTAAAGAAATATTCGCTGGCCCATACATCAATCTTAACTCATCAATAGCAGGTGCGGGTTGAGCAAATATTCCCAAAGTAATTGTTAATCCCAAAACCATTGCTAATGCAAGGGATATATATTTAGATAGACCCTGAGTGAAAAATTGATAGGGGTTACGAACTTTTTGAAACCAACGTCTTGATGTTAAGTTCATTTGTTCCTTCCTCACAAGTAAAATTTAGTAACACAGTTATCTTGTTGTCCCATACTATAGGTCTGTTTGACCTATATTTAGGTTCCCCTAAATAGAGACTTCTCAAACTGTTACATATTCTGGCTCATTTGATCCAGTATCTGCCGAATTATAGCAGCATCCTGAGCCGTTGACTGAATTTCTAAATAATTCTCTAAATCTTGCCTTGCTTCTCTCCATCGCTCCAAATGGTAGTAGAGAATGCCCCGATCGCGTTTTTCATTCACTGAATCTGGAAATAGTAGTAAAATCCGTTCAATCACTCCTAATGCGGGTTCAATTTTGCCCTCATTGAAATAAATAACTTTCAAATTCATCAACATTCGACCCAAAAATTGATGAGGAGTAACCGTTGCCAAAAATTCGGGTTTCATCTCTACAGATTGTTGATAAATTTGGCTTAATCTCATCGTACAATCTTCGGAAAATAAAATTTCCCCTTGATTAAAAGCATCAACATAAATTCCCACATCCTCAAATTCAGGACGGATTAAAAAATGCCCTGGCATTCCAATCCCCACCATCGGAAAATCAATGCGTTTACACAACTGTGAACTACCTACACCGCCCTAATCGGGTCGGTGTAAGCTTCCGAATTCACAGACCGATGCCCTTTCACCTTGCGGTTATCCGGTCTTACACAGCCTCCATCGGCAAAGACGGGGTTCCCTCCGCCTTCAGTTAATATTCTGATTCCTTCATTCCTGATGTTAAGTGCAGCGTTTATGTCGCGGTCATGGTGAGTATGGCAATTTGGGCAAGCCCATTCTCTGATACCCAGAGACAACTCACTTAGGATATGACCACAACTCGAACAGATTTTGGAACTAGGAAAAAAGCGATCAATTTCTACAAGTTCACCACTTTTTTGCTTTAACTTGTAATCAATAAAGTTGACGAATTTTCCCCATCCCACATCAGATATTGCTTTTGATAGCTTCCGGTTTTTAACCATTCCCTTGACGTTGAGGTTTTCAATGACAATCACTTGACTTTCGTTTACCAATTTTCTTGATAATTTATGCAAGAAATCTTGGCGGGAATTGGTTATTTTCTCATGAACCTTAGCTACAGTTTTTCTAAACTTCTCTCTCGAAAAACTACCTTGAGTTTTTCGAGAGAGTTTTTTCTGTTTTCGGGCTAAATTTTTCTGGTGACGATATAAATGTTTAGGGTTAGCATATTTAGTTGCGCTATCTCCGTCATGAACAATTGCGAAATCTTTTAACCCCAGATCAATCCCAATAATCTGATCTCCCGACTGTTTAACGTCAGTTCCTTCCACTTCACATAAAATTGAAGCAAAGTATTTATCAGTCGAAGTTTTGGAGATTGTTACCGTTTTAATNNNNNNNNNNNNNNNNNNNNNNNNNNNNNNNNNNNNNNNNNNNNNNNNNNNNNNNNNNNNNNNNNNNNNNNNNNNNTTTTAGGTATTCACCGTTAACAGTAACACTTTGGGGATACTGAATTGATTGCTTGTGATGTTTAGATTTAAAATTGGGAAATTTAGCTCGTCCCTCAAAAAAATTTTTGTAGGCTCTATCTAAGTTTATAGCTACGCACTGAAGAACCGATGAATAGCAATCTTCTTTGAGCCAAGGATATTCTTTTTTGAGTTGAGGTAACATCCCTTTGTAGGATGCCAGTTTTAAACTTTTACCAGTTTCTTGATAGTGCTGAATACAGGCGTTTAAGGCAAAATTCCAATACCACCTTGCACAGCCATAAGATTTGGCTAATGCCAATTCCTGTTCGGCTGTTGGATAGAGCCTGACTTTTGTTGCCTTCAGCACTTTGAATCACCTCCTTTTTTTAAATTATAACCAATTATTGAACATTCTAGTCCCTGACCGCAATTCTGTTACTGAGCCTGTCGAAGTATCCCACGACCTCATCGGGTCAGTCGTTGGGCACGCATGCGGAAGAAGCTAAAAATCAGTGATGATAGGGCTTAATAAAACCGCATTCAGGTATTAACCTCAAGCTTAAAAATCTTCCGTTAAAAATGGATTTTCTTTCGGAAAAGTGGGCAAATTAATTGAGGCTAAAGACTCTAATTTTTTACGTCGTTGAGGATAAATTAACGGGGCTGGCCAATTAGGAATATCACTTTCTCCCTGATCGGATTCTCGAACCGCTACAGCACTAGCAGATTGAGATTTTGTTCCCTCTGAATTCAAGGATTGAACCCGCAGCGATTTTGACGATTTTTCTTGAATTTTTGCATCTTCTGGTGTGGGTTGTAATAAAAATAAATCCGTATCTTCTGAAATAAAAGAGGCATATTCTAAGCGAATTCGCTCTAATTCCCCTTCTAAAAATCGAGGTTGCGGCCATTCTTCAACGGGAATATCATCGGTTGAAGCCGTTAATTCCACCGGAGGTTTAAAGGATTCATTCGGAGTCAGTGGCGAGTCTTCTGATAAGCCTTGAACCCTGGGAAATACAATCTCAAATTCCGAAGATATTTGATCAGAAATACCCCCAAGATCTGGGGATAAATTCACCTCCTCATCTATCGGATCTATGAGGTTATTATTAAAATTCAAAGAGACTGACCAAGGTTGTACCGGAGGTGCTTTAGGTGTTAATAAAGGGGCAGAAGATAATAGAGAGTGTTCCTCGGTCAGGATCGGGAGGGTTTCTAAGGTTTGTTTCCCGCTTTCAAATTGGGCTTGATTCTCTAAACAGCGTTCTAAAGCTACTTTAAATTGCAGGGTTTGGCGTTGCTGACGATGCAGCCGCGATCGCAATTCCCGACCACTATTTTGAGCTTGAACTAACTCATGAAACTGTTCATTATAGCGTTGTTGAGTTAATGCACAATCTCGTTCCATTTGTGCGAGTCGGGTTTGGGTAACTTCCCATTGTTGTGTTAAGGTTTCGACTAAAACCTGTTGTTGTCGAATCACATGATTAGCAATTTCTAACTTTTTAAATAGTCGCTTAACTTGATCCTGAGTTGCTCCCAATTCTTGGGTGCGTTGTAATAATTGAGTCTGTTGATCCTGTCGATTTTGCCGAGTTTCATCTAATTCGGCTTCTAATTCCGCCACCCGATTAATTAAATCTCGGTTACATTCATGTAAAATTTGAACGACTCGTACCGGATTTTCTTCAGTTTCCCCTTCCACAGACATTAAGGAAGCCGTTGCCATTTCATTCTCATAAGAACCTTCCACAAACATCGTCTCTGGAATTGCTGAACTCTCCCCGTTAGACTGTACTTCTACCGATTGTTCTAACTGGGTGATAAAATCACTTAACAATTCCTCAAGGGGGATGGCGTTGGGAAAGTTCACCGTCTCCCACTCCTCATCAGGGGTTGCCGCAGGACTAACGGACTCTTCCGACGAGGGCGAAGGTTCGGATAAAGGCGCTTCAGGAGGCTGATCAAACGATTCAGGAGTGGGGAGATCGGCTTCAGACATAGCTTTATTTATTTTATTTATTCTTATTCTCAATACACGGTGAAATGTATTGTTGCTTATATTAAGGGAAATTGAGAATCAAGTCAAGGTTTAGAGGCTCAGAAATTTAACCAACTGACTGGCGGTGGACTAATTAAAATCAGTCCGGTTTAAGATTTTTCTCTATTTTCTGGATTTTAATTTTTGGGTGACATTCTAGTTTAACCTGGATGAACTCTAATAAAATTTTATCAACTTTTTGATAAAGTTTTTATCGTTTGGTTTGTGATTTTGTTGAAGATGAGAATAGCGATCGCCGTCATTATTTTATTGTTAAGGGTAAAAATTTGGGCAAAATTGGCCCCCATTCCTGACCCATTATATCATAAGGACAGAAGAGCCTGATTTTATGTCCATTTTTATTTTCTCTATTAACTTTTTATT is from Planktothrix serta PCC 8927 and encodes:
- a CDS encoding mechanosensitive ion channel, whose translation is MNGTYHQIAVLGKELSSLSHLYLAQDSPLAVPLDFNNLKLGQTSVVDIALACVILLLGYLVALFAQSLVKSLFKKTDLDNRIASWVSGSTAQEDKLPVEDWLGSAIFWIIFIFAIVAFLDKLQLTAASTPLTSLLNQITNYLPRMFGAAILIAVAWILATIARTLLIRVFRAFRLDERLNQQVNDAPSDQFSLSETLGNALYWFIILLFLPAILSTLQLQGLLEPVQQMLYQILSILPNIVAALVIAGAGWLVAQVVSRIVTNLLAAVGIDQFGSRLGLNRLTGNQRLSSIIGLIVYILILIPTAISALQTLKVEAISGPAILMLTQIFNALPQIFLAILVLIAAYLIGRFVADLVTNILTSMGFNQVFRWLGIHTPTSPVVEVRTWTEGNPPTESTVSPDLTPVPQRTPSELVGIIVLVGIMLFAAVTATDILGLAALTAILNSLIVIAGKVLIGIIVFAIGLYFANLAHDLIASSGTRQSSLLAQSARIAIIIFVGAMALQQMGIASDIVNLAFGLLLGAIAVAIAIAFGLGGRDVAGEQLRNFLSKFRNE
- a CDS encoding alpha/beta hydrolase encodes the protein MNLTSRRWFQKVRNPYQFFTQGLSKYISLALAMVLGLTITLGIFAQPAPAIDELRLMYGPANISLAIVDLQTFAQTGDQSNQLRSLVTLAKLTPDQVQQFRQALNYSVQIPTNVVNDLLDSTYGRLVVGAFNQFVASGSTVNVAVDKVIAALRNVTRDGELSMLELLLSYQGVNAITIDVQNLINLYNDVSSLGEQAIAFLKAQPAVQQRLCQ
- a CDS encoding transposase, which translates into the protein IKTVTISKTSTDKYFASILCEVEGTDVKQSGDQIIGIDLGLKDFAIVHDGDSATKYANPKHLYRHQKNLARKQKKLSRKTQGSFSREKFRKTVAKVHEKITNSRQDFLHKLSRKLVNESQVIVIENLNVKGMVKNRKLSKAISDVGWGKFVNFIDYKLKQKSGELVEIDRFFPSSKICSSCGHILSELSLGIREWACPNCHTHHDRDINAALNIRNEGIRILTEGGGNPVFADGGCVRPDNRKVKGHRSVNSEAYTDPIRAV
- a CDS encoding SRPBCC family protein; translated protein: MPSRQVFEQSILIRANATVVERCFTDLQLMHQWLNPMLRCEPLEVWDTNVGGRCRFVIKLPLFQPTLKTVVLEREPGLIVWGFEGYFKGCDRWECIPELQGTYLLNRFEFEIPNPLIEFGFNLFAAAVTKSDMETQLKRLKQVAERQSIISN
- a CDS encoding SirB1 family protein, with product MCKRIDFPMVGIGMPGHFLIRPEFEDVGIYVDAFNQGEILFSEDCTMRLSQIYQQSVEMKPEFLATVTPHQFLGRMLMNLKVIYFNEGKIEPALGVIERILLLFPDSVNEKRDRGILYYHLERWREARQDLENYLEIQSTAQDAAIIRQILDQMSQNM
- a CDS encoding RNA-guided endonuclease InsQ/TnpB family protein, translating into MLKATKVRLYPTAEQELALAKSYGCARWYWNFALNACIQHYQETGKSLKLASYKGMLPQLKKEYPWLKEDCYSSVLQCVAINLDRAYKNFFEGRAKFPNFKSKHHKQSIQYPQSVTVNGEYLK